A stretch of Arachis hypogaea cultivar Tifrunner chromosome 15, arahy.Tifrunner.gnm2.J5K5, whole genome shotgun sequence DNA encodes these proteins:
- the LOC140179226 gene encoding uncharacterized protein, giving the protein MAGIVTVLKTSPVRLGDQVDESTVYFHRLFWTFPPCIEAFRHCKPLVSIDSTHLYGKYGGTLLLVIAQDGNSNILPIAFALVEGENAEHNGIKAALEAPENGWLPPRAFRAYCIRHVAANFSLSFKGKDARRMLVNAAYAKTEAEFYYWFDIIRTKNPAMCDWANRMEYDKWTQHEDSGRRFGHMTTNTSECVNSVLKGTRNLSVTSLVKSTYGRLAELFVVRELTAEAQLGSRHEFCQALVKAIDRNIREPPEALWPLPLAWSYTEEL; this is encoded by the exons ATGGCTGGGATAGTCACTGTGTTGAAGACCTCTCCTGTTCGACTTGGGGATCAGGTCGATGAGTCAACGGTGTACTTTCATCGCCTTTTTTGGACATTTCCACCCTGCATCGAGGCCTTCCGGCATTGCAAGCCCCTCGTGAGTATTGACAGTACCCACCTATATGGCAAGTATGGAGGCACGTTACTATTGGTGATAGCGCAGGATGGGAACTCGAACATCCTCCCGATAGCCTTCGCCCTTGTGGAGGGAGAAAATGCGGA ACATAATGGCATCAAGGCTGCACTTGAGGCCCCTGAGAATGGTTGGCTGCCTCCACGTGCTTTTCGAGCATACTGTATTCGTCATGTGGCAGCGAATTTTAGCCTTAGCTTCAAAGGTAaagatgcaaggaggatgctggtGAATGCTGCCTATGCAAAAACTGAAGCAGAGTTTTATTACTGGTTTGACATCATACGGACTAAGAATCCGGCCATGTGTGACTGGGCCAACCGGATGGAGTATGACAAGTGGACCCAACACGAGGATAGCGGTAGACGGTTTGGGCACATGACAACCAACACTAGTGAATGTGTGAATTCCGTGTTAAAGGGAACTCGCAACCTCTCGGTCACTTCGTTAGTTAAGTCAACTTACGGGAGGCTTGCTGAGCTATTCGTGGTCCGCGAACTGACGGCAGAGGCACAACTTGGATCTAGGCATGAATTTTGTCAGGCATTGGTGAAGGCTATTGATCGGAACATAAGAGAACCACCCGAAGCGCTGTGGCCTCTGCCGTTAGCCTGGTCATACACGGAGGAACTGTGA